The following are from one region of the Pseudodesulfovibrio piezophilus C1TLV30 genome:
- a CDS encoding RHS repeat domain-containing protein codes for MSVYEVKLKHDQSGRIAEKTETVKGKSIKWTYSYDKKGCLFEAHLDNRLVCQCHYDRDGRRQQDYFPRTHGSQLRNYHYRMDNRLQQAGNNGYTHDKQGFRSIWNHEGKYTLYKYAPDYRLLKVEIPDDKVIFEFAHDEDGQREYKYRNGEVVEAYKWLDFVRLAGFHDGEAGYRFAYDGDERTPYAMQREDGVVAYLYYDQVGSLRVVADKLGNVIKEVLYDPFGGIIEDSNPDLRIPIGFAGGLHDRDLGFVRFGWRDYDTFTSRWTAPDPMGDAGGDDDWYGYCLDDPVNGNDPLGLFLNWLIQQGTKKVHKVINPMSPERIIKEEADKEISRLEEYGDDNATAKHQIEKMKRLKKKMNEEGLPSTYDSIKKTLRLKRIWPTTKSQSTRTTDDEECTPDHRGRNCFRTCITVVWTDIWNHCWPCCVFGPEGCHEAGQNRLEKANCPCRAVGRKGCSQPSRSTPGRSDLPCAAIKDEKGGKRIPVHLVERRHVPPVRVRAGLPAAQNGSGESKSRLYLLPR; via the coding sequence ATGAGCGTATATGAAGTGAAGTTGAAGCACGACCAGAGTGGTCGCATTGCGGAGAAAACAGAAACCGTCAAGGGCAAGTCCATCAAGTGGACCTACTCCTATGACAAAAAGGGCTGCCTGTTCGAGGCGCACCTGGACAACCGACTGGTCTGCCAGTGTCATTACGATAGGGACGGCAGGCGACAGCAGGATTACTTCCCCAGGACGCACGGAAGTCAGTTGCGGAACTACCACTACCGTATGGACAACCGACTGCAACAGGCCGGAAACAACGGCTACACCCATGACAAGCAGGGATTCAGGTCCATTTGGAATCATGAAGGCAAATACACGTTGTACAAGTATGCGCCGGATTACCGTCTGCTCAAAGTCGAGATACCGGACGACAAGGTCATATTCGAGTTTGCTCATGATGAAGACGGCCAGCGTGAGTACAAGTATCGCAACGGCGAGGTTGTCGAGGCATACAAGTGGCTTGATTTCGTCCGGCTGGCTGGATTTCATGACGGCGAAGCTGGATATCGCTTCGCCTACGATGGTGATGAACGAACTCCCTATGCCATGCAGCGTGAGGACGGAGTCGTAGCCTACCTGTACTATGACCAGGTCGGCTCCCTGCGAGTGGTTGCCGACAAGTTAGGCAACGTGATAAAGGAGGTTCTGTATGATCCCTTCGGTGGCATCATCGAAGACTCCAATCCCGACTTGCGAATCCCCATCGGGTTTGCTGGTGGATTGCATGACCGAGACCTCGGCTTTGTCCGTTTCGGTTGGCGGGATTACGATACCTTTACCAGCCGTTGGACCGCTCCCGATCCCATGGGGGATGCTGGTGGCGATGACGATTGGTATGGATACTGTCTTGATGATCCCGTAAACGGCAACGATCCACTTGGTCTGTTTTTGAATTGGTTGATTCAGCAAGGAACCAAGAAGGTACACAAGGTCATTAACCCCATGTCGCCTGAAAGGATCATCAAGGAAGAAGCAGATAAGGAAATCTCCCGCCTTGAAGAATACGGAGATGACAATGCAACTGCTAAGCATCAGATTGAAAAGATGAAGCGGCTGAAAAAGAAAATGAACGAGGAAGGCCTGCCTTCAACATACGACTCCATTAAGAAGACTCTCAGGCTGAAACGTATATGGCCTACAACGAAGAGCCAATCAACGAGGACTACGGACGATGAAGAATGCACACCAGATCATAGGGGCAGGAATTGTTTTCGGACTTGTATCACTGTGGTTTGGACTGACATCTGGAATCATTGCTGGCCTTGTTGTGTATTTGGGCCTGAGGGCTGCCACGAAGCAGGTCAAAACAGACTAGAAAAGGCCAACTGCCCATGTCGAGCAGTTGGCCGGAAAGGGTGCTCCCAACCATCTCGCTCCACCCCCGGACGATCGGATTTGCCGTGCGCGGCCATAAAAGATGAAAAAGGAGGAAAACGGATTCCGGTCCATCTGGTCGAACGGCGACATGTACCACCTGTACGAGTACGCGCCGGACTGCCGGCTGCTCAAAATGGAAGTGGAGAATCAAAATCGCGTCTTTACCTTTTGCCACGATGA
- a CDS encoding FG-GAP-like repeat-containing protein, producing the protein MLNRRLAVTMTALLAVVLLAGPAMAQQAKKYAVMPFTYNGPKKYSYFPKAFQASLNNDLEWAGYAEPAGDALVQGLKVPSGKAEAISILRSSELDYLISGTISILGKEATLNMAATTRDGKTWEKSGQMGIDEITPWLDEQSKAIMGDVFNRPGYSTTEEASKGSDIEDQIRSPLNSSIVQADNDEFHADTLNPQFRYEGGTENQGRWRSQTFRFFSTSMVVADADNDGKNEIFILQAKGISAYRFNKGKLEFLDTMEMTPSTTYMRLEAVDVTKDGIPELVVASYQAYYRSTLKAPEGTPRSHILSFENGKFKYLLKNYKQFLGVLRMPPFFKPSLVIQRIGRRHIFAGKIYEAYYKNGELVEGETISTPEFGNIFNMLYLPDGLGYKYLVLDDFNRLKVYSQSMERLSSSDDATYNSSGVGLEVSDKQQGMGPGTVDEKVSVYNVPIRMIAARLSSKDKYELLVNKDLSIASQVFERFKYFSQGEIHSLAWDGVGMNLAWKTRRIRGQVSDIALADLNNDGKKQLCVLVNTFPGSMGFTKRKTVVLAYDLNAQ; encoded by the coding sequence ATGTTGAATCGACGTCTTGCCGTCACCATGACCGCCTTGCTGGCTGTTGTGTTGTTGGCCGGTCCGGCCATGGCCCAGCAGGCTAAAAAATATGCTGTGATGCCCTTTACCTACAACGGACCAAAAAAATACTCATACTTCCCGAAGGCTTTTCAGGCCAGCCTCAATAATGATCTGGAATGGGCGGGATATGCCGAACCGGCTGGTGATGCACTTGTTCAGGGACTCAAAGTCCCTTCCGGTAAAGCGGAAGCCATCTCCATTCTTCGCAGCTCCGAGCTGGATTACCTCATCAGCGGTACTATTTCGATCCTTGGCAAAGAAGCCACTTTGAATATGGCGGCCACAACCCGTGACGGAAAGACATGGGAAAAATCAGGCCAGATGGGAATAGATGAAATTACCCCATGGCTTGATGAACAAAGCAAGGCCATCATGGGAGACGTGTTTAACCGTCCCGGTTACAGTACGACAGAAGAAGCAAGCAAAGGATCGGATATTGAAGACCAGATTCGCAGCCCCCTCAATTCCTCAATCGTTCAGGCTGACAACGACGAATTTCATGCCGACACCCTGAACCCGCAATTCCGCTACGAAGGCGGCACGGAAAACCAAGGCCGTTGGCGCAGCCAGACATTCCGCTTCTTTTCCACCAGCATGGTGGTGGCCGATGCCGATAATGACGGCAAGAATGAAATATTCATTCTCCAGGCCAAGGGTATTTCCGCCTACCGTTTCAATAAGGGAAAGCTGGAATTTCTGGATACCATGGAAATGACTCCCAGCACCACCTACATGCGACTTGAAGCCGTGGATGTTACCAAAGATGGAATCCCGGAACTGGTTGTCGCATCCTATCAAGCATACTACCGTTCTACGCTCAAGGCTCCTGAAGGCACGCCCCGATCCCACATTTTGTCATTCGAAAACGGAAAATTCAAATATTTGCTGAAAAACTACAAGCAATTCCTCGGCGTCTTGCGCATGCCTCCTTTCTTCAAGCCTTCCTTGGTGATCCAGCGCATCGGCCGCAGACATATCTTCGCAGGAAAAATCTACGAAGCCTATTACAAGAACGGCGAACTTGTTGAGGGAGAAACCATCAGTACCCCGGAATTCGGCAACATCTTCAACATGCTCTACCTGCCTGACGGGCTGGGCTACAAATATCTTGTTCTTGACGACTTCAACAGACTCAAGGTCTACAGCCAGTCCATGGAACGGTTGTCATCCAGTGACGACGCCACATACAACAGTTCAGGCGTTGGTCTGGAGGTCAGTGACAAGCAGCAGGGCATGGGACCGGGAACCGTTGATGAAAAAGTCAGCGTCTATAATGTTCCCATCCGCATGATAGCAGCAAGATTAAGCTCCAAGGACAAATACGAATTGCTGGTAAACAAGGACCTGTCCATCGCCTCTCAGGTTTTCGAACGCTTCAAGTACTTCTCCCAGGGTGAAATTCACTCCCTGGCCTGGGATGGTGTAGGCATGAACCTGGCATGGAAAACCCGCCGCATCAGGGGGCAGGTTTCCGATATAGCTCTGGCCGACCTGAACAATGACGGCAAGAAACAACTCTGCGTGCTCGTCAATACATTCCCCGGCTCCATGGGCTTTACCAAACGGAAGACCGTCGTCCTCGCATACGATCTGAACGCACAATAA
- a CDS encoding TRAP transporter large permease: MDPITSGIVGTLLLLAVIFLFRIPVAFAMAIIGFGGFASVLNWNAATGMLGTELWNVFSRYGLTVIPLFILMGQICFHSGVNERLYKSAYAWMGEIRGGLAMTTILACAGFAAICGSNSATAATMSTVALPEMKKFKYNSILSTGAVAAGATLGVIIPPSVVLIIIGLQTSQSIAQLFMGSIVPGVLLTALFMGTVWFLCRKHPDWGPAGPKTTFKEKLASLPGSIEMIILFILVMGGLFLGFFTPTEAGAAGAALALIIATLSGKMTFRKFWLAVNDSLKISCMIMVIIFGAVIFGRFLAITRLPFEAASAVAALPIPPMVIILIICLIYVIGGMVMDALALLLVTIPIFFPVVTAMGYDPLWFGVLITVVTTLGAITPPVGVNLFIVASMAKDVPMTDVFKGVTYFMLAYCLCAALIMLFPGIVTFVPGLMQ; encoded by the coding sequence ATGGACCCGATTACCTCCGGAATCGTCGGCACTCTTCTCCTCCTTGCGGTCATTTTTCTGTTCAGAATCCCGGTTGCCTTTGCCATGGCCATCATCGGATTCGGCGGATTTGCCTCTGTTCTCAACTGGAATGCCGCCACCGGCATGCTCGGTACAGAACTCTGGAATGTCTTTTCCCGATACGGCCTGACAGTCATTCCACTCTTCATCCTCATGGGCCAGATATGCTTTCACTCCGGGGTCAATGAACGGCTCTACAAATCTGCCTATGCATGGATGGGAGAAATCAGGGGCGGACTGGCCATGACCACCATTCTCGCCTGCGCCGGGTTCGCCGCCATATGCGGGTCCAATTCCGCGACAGCGGCAACCATGTCCACCGTGGCTCTGCCGGAGATGAAAAAATTCAAGTACAATTCCATCCTGTCCACAGGCGCTGTGGCAGCAGGTGCAACGCTGGGCGTCATCATCCCCCCATCGGTCGTCTTGATCATCATCGGATTGCAGACAAGCCAATCCATCGCCCAACTCTTCATGGGCAGTATTGTTCCGGGCGTCCTCCTCACAGCACTCTTCATGGGAACAGTCTGGTTCCTGTGCCGCAAACATCCGGATTGGGGGCCGGCCGGTCCCAAGACCACATTCAAGGAAAAGCTGGCCTCTCTGCCCGGCTCCATCGAAATGATCATTCTGTTCATTCTGGTCATGGGAGGCCTGTTTCTCGGATTTTTCACCCCCACCGAAGCAGGAGCGGCCGGAGCAGCACTCGCTCTCATCATTGCCACTCTTTCCGGAAAGATGACATTCAGGAAATTCTGGCTGGCGGTAAACGATTCCCTCAAGATTTCATGCATGATCATGGTCATCATTTTCGGCGCAGTCATCTTCGGCCGTTTTCTGGCCATTACCAGACTCCCCTTCGAGGCGGCCAGTGCTGTGGCGGCCCTCCCCATACCGCCCATGGTCATTATCCTGATCATTTGCCTGATTTATGTTATCGGCGGCATGGTCATGGATGCCCTGGCCCTGCTTCTGGTCACTATCCCGATCTTCTTTCCCGTGGTCACGGCCATGGGCTATGATCCCCTGTGGTTCGGCGTTCTTATCACCGTCGTTACCACCCTGGGGGCCATAACTCCACCTGTGGGGGTCAATCTTTTCATTGTTGCTTCCATGGCCAAAGACGTCCCCATGACCGATGTCTTCAAAGGTGTGACATACTTTATGCTTGCCTACTGTCTGTGCGCAGCCCTGATCATGCTTTTCCCCGGCATAGTGACCTTTGTCCCCGGTTTGATGCAATAA
- a CDS encoding TRAP transporter substrate-binding protein, which produces MKKLMTVIVWTMTTTALLVSAALAGTTLTYANFPPAQTFPCVQMEHWKAEVEKRTEGKISVQTFPGSTLLGPKNMLRGVQTGQADIGCISLPYYPGVFPAMSAVNLPVAFTSTEVASLTMWDLFTKYQPSEFDDVKVLTMFTSAPSQVMSKIAIKQLSDLKGVELRASGSILKILGGLDAQGVGMPMSQTPEALQKGVVKGLVSSFDVLKDMNFAETCRFETITNLPVYPFAIIMNKARWETLPTDVKKVLDDMGREQAQWTGHYLDNYTNEALAWGKQKYQVEVFTLTDAEHDEIKTKSAGLVESWKTAAAKAGLDAETILADMLAMKAKHEAEIGK; this is translated from the coding sequence ATGAAGAAACTTATGACCGTGATCGTCTGGACCATGACGACCACAGCCTTACTGGTCTCTGCCGCCCTGGCCGGAACCACCTTGACGTATGCGAATTTCCCCCCTGCTCAAACATTCCCCTGTGTTCAAATGGAACACTGGAAGGCCGAGGTGGAGAAGCGTACGGAAGGAAAAATCTCTGTCCAGACATTCCCCGGCTCCACGTTGCTTGGCCCCAAGAATATGCTGCGCGGAGTCCAGACCGGTCAGGCGGACATCGGCTGTATCAGCCTTCCATACTATCCCGGAGTCTTCCCGGCCATGTCCGCAGTCAATCTGCCTGTGGCCTTTACCTCTACGGAAGTCGCCAGTCTGACCATGTGGGATCTTTTTACCAAATACCAGCCAAGCGAATTCGACGATGTCAAGGTGCTGACCATGTTCACTTCGGCTCCGTCGCAAGTCATGAGCAAGATCGCCATCAAGCAACTTTCGGACCTCAAGGGCGTGGAACTCCGCGCCTCGGGATCGATCCTCAAAATTCTTGGGGGACTTGACGCGCAGGGCGTTGGTATGCCGATGTCCCAAACACCCGAAGCATTGCAAAAAGGCGTGGTCAAGGGATTGGTTTCCTCGTTCGATGTTCTCAAGGACATGAATTTTGCCGAAACCTGCCGATTTGAAACCATAACCAACCTGCCCGTCTATCCTTTTGCCATCATCATGAACAAAGCCCGGTGGGAAACCCTCCCGACTGATGTCAAAAAGGTTCTCGACGATATGGGGCGGGAACAGGCGCAATGGACCGGACACTACCTGGACAACTATACAAACGAAGCCCTGGCATGGGGCAAACAAAAGTATCAGGTTGAAGTCTTCACGCTCACCGATGCTGAACACGATGAAATCAAGACCAAAAGTGCCGGGCTTGTCGAGTCATGGAAAACCGCTGCTGCCAAGGCTGGACTTGATGCCGAAACCATTCTGGCTGACATGCTGGCGATGAAGGCCAAGCATGAAGCCGAAATCGGCAAATAA
- a CDS encoding TRAP transporter small permease: MIDRLDRLSECLAKALTFLAGVFLVCMMLLACANMVFRAMWAPIQGTFELMGFMGAVVAAFSLAFSQRQKSHIAVGLLLNRFPQAVQRMTDALTSLISCLFFIFCGLETTKWAAFLVQTGELSETLQIIYHPFVFATATGCFALSFVLCVDTLKILTARKVQ, from the coding sequence ATGATAGACAGACTTGACCGGCTGAGCGAGTGTCTTGCCAAGGCTCTGACTTTTCTCGCAGGCGTTTTCCTCGTATGCATGATGCTTCTGGCATGTGCCAACATGGTCTTTCGTGCAATGTGGGCACCTATTCAAGGGACATTTGAACTCATGGGCTTCATGGGTGCTGTTGTCGCTGCCTTTTCACTCGCCTTTTCCCAACGACAAAAATCACATATTGCGGTCGGCCTGCTCCTGAATCGCTTTCCCCAGGCTGTCCAACGCATGACTGACGCCCTAACCAGTCTCATTTCCTGCCTTTTCTTCATCTTTTGTGGACTAGAAACCACAAAATGGGCGGCATTTTTGGTACAAACAGGAGAACTCTCCGAGACACTCCAGATCATTTATCATCCTTTTGTTTTTGCCACTGCGACCGGATGCTTCGCCCTGTCATTCGTTCTGTGTGTGGACACTCTCAAAATCCTGACAGCACGGAAGGTACAGTAA
- a CDS encoding class I SAM-dependent methyltransferase, whose translation MSNEYRTFRLVCTEEEVPVVEALLHAQGFRFEPEPFYAMARKLTHEPFPLGESLASRFGRIYIQDRSSMLPPLLLAPPNGASVLDMCSAPGSKTSLLSKLVGREGFVFASEPSADRLGTLRANLRRTSSVNSATAKSKAQDLPFPDNSWDYIQLDPPCSGWGTVDKNPKVMELWSESKTAPLIGLQKTLLEKASAMLKPGGTVLFSTCTTNKEENEEQVAWAIDALGLELEALEPPQGFVFGTPQLPGMDGVLRVSEDSAGQGFFLARFRKPGASSEEEVTLAPAKDLPGKRVDLSRLKGGRSMSLISLPPGETFDFGGKVYFLHQEALRRVPSSLRWQGALLGKVSGRGEGAKFRPDGMAKVLLPKGGESVDILNVEEPQPIEQLLTGQSLPSPVGKASVGLFFRGLSLGWLSRKGSRVILTSK comes from the coding sequence ATGAGTAATGAATACAGAACATTTCGACTTGTCTGTACGGAAGAAGAGGTTCCTGTTGTCGAGGCCCTTCTTCATGCACAGGGATTTCGTTTCGAGCCGGAACCTTTTTATGCCATGGCCCGAAAATTGACGCATGAACCCTTCCCTTTGGGTGAAAGCCTGGCCTCCCGGTTCGGTCGTATATACATACAAGATAGATCGTCCATGCTTCCGCCGCTCCTGCTCGCACCGCCTAACGGGGCTTCCGTGCTTGATATGTGCTCCGCTCCCGGCAGCAAGACGAGCCTGTTGTCAAAATTGGTTGGCAGGGAGGGATTTGTTTTTGCATCAGAGCCGTCGGCAGACCGTCTCGGAACACTGCGGGCCAATTTGAGGCGGACATCATCCGTCAATTCGGCAACAGCCAAATCAAAGGCGCAGGATCTGCCTTTCCCCGATAATTCATGGGATTATATCCAGCTTGATCCGCCATGTAGTGGTTGGGGGACAGTCGACAAGAATCCTAAAGTCATGGAGCTGTGGTCAGAATCAAAAACAGCCCCTCTTATCGGGTTGCAGAAGACTCTTTTGGAAAAGGCCTCGGCCATGCTCAAGCCCGGTGGCACAGTTCTGTTCTCGACCTGTACGACAAATAAAGAAGAGAACGAGGAACAGGTGGCATGGGCCATTGATGCACTTGGTTTGGAGCTTGAGGCTCTTGAGCCGCCTCAGGGATTTGTCTTCGGCACACCCCAACTTCCCGGCATGGACGGAGTGCTCCGGGTCTCTGAAGACTCGGCAGGTCAGGGGTTCTTTTTGGCTCGGTTTCGCAAGCCTGGAGCCTCTTCAGAGGAAGAGGTGACTCTCGCGCCAGCGAAAGATCTTCCTGGGAAGCGGGTGGATTTGTCGCGTCTCAAAGGGGGGCGCTCCATGTCGCTGATCTCATTGCCCCCAGGTGAAACATTTGATTTCGGTGGGAAGGTTTATTTTCTGCATCAGGAGGCGCTCCGAAGGGTTCCCTCGTCACTTCGTTGGCAAGGGGCATTGCTCGGGAAGGTGTCCGGTCGTGGAGAGGGTGCGAAATTCCGACCGGATGGAATGGCCAAAGTGCTTTTACCGAAAGGAGGGGAGAGTGTGGATATCTTGAATGTGGAAGAACCTCAGCCTATTGAGCAGTTGTTGACCGGACAAAGTCTTCCTTCCCCGGTAGGAAAGGCGAGCGTCGGCCTGTTTTTTCGAGGACTTTCTCTTGGTTGGCTTTCCCGAAAGGGGAGCAGGGTTATTCTCACTTCGAAATAG
- a CDS encoding ABC transporter ATP-binding protein has protein sequence MEGFIAVTSLQENAVEQKNFRLLWNIKRIFSFLQSKDRKRFFVLTFGGVGVAIVDAISVALVALMVTVLNDPSTIMQSEIGVRLCSIFPVFLSFENRAIIVGVGMLATFFIIIKNSCRALFEYRVVRFAAGMDRLIGKHLLGRFLNMPYGWHIEQNSSDLLLAISWRSHFGSVMLLSLINLFVDCAFILFVLASLFVVAPVISFFVVFFVGGGGCFIYRKTRTVLDQEVVLGQEYKMKISQISLKIIQGVKDVIVFSKEREFINEYDASAQRQERILARQRLFTNIPMQVLEAFGFTMLVFSMFALLFIFPMPRGKVIGIVVLLAVTAWRVLPVASRLLVSISSLRSSLPYLSKIFDYLEMQKANPLLNPASGTLLNWKQDIVFDKVDFRYKKGLPKAVHSIDFRIQKGSVFGVVGQSGAGKSTLIDLLVGLLTPDSGEILLDGKRISDLDLGRLRNLFGYVSQHPYIVDASLAENVAFGLSGRAIDMERVKTCCQMAAVDFLDELPDGFNTRIGERGVRLSGGQRQRISIARALYHKPELLIFDEATSALDKGTELAIRETIYSLKGNVTLLLVAHRMSTLEGCDSILWLDKGKVHKIGTPEEILPLLDRLSIKKQ, from the coding sequence TTGGAAGGTTTTATAGCTGTGACCAGTCTTCAGGAAAATGCGGTGGAGCAAAAAAACTTTCGGTTACTGTGGAATATTAAAAGGATTTTTTCTTTTTTACAGAGCAAAGATAGAAAACGTTTTTTTGTGTTGACGTTTGGCGGTGTTGGGGTTGCGATTGTAGATGCCATTTCAGTCGCTCTAGTAGCGCTAATGGTTACTGTTTTAAATGATCCATCGACGATAATGCAAAGCGAAATTGGTGTTCGATTGTGCAGTATATTCCCAGTCTTTCTCTCCTTTGAGAACAGAGCAATCATCGTGGGCGTGGGAATGCTTGCTACATTTTTTATTATTATCAAAAATAGTTGTCGCGCTTTATTCGAATATAGAGTTGTTCGATTTGCAGCTGGGATGGATAGGCTAATAGGTAAGCATCTTTTAGGGCGTTTTTTGAATATGCCATACGGTTGGCATATTGAACAGAATTCGTCTGATCTCTTACTTGCAATTAGCTGGCGGTCGCATTTTGGCTCAGTGATGCTTTTATCTTTGATAAATTTATTTGTGGATTGCGCATTTATATTATTTGTTCTGGCCTCTCTTTTTGTTGTTGCGCCCGTAATTTCTTTTTTTGTCGTCTTTTTTGTGGGGGGAGGAGGCTGTTTTATATATCGAAAAACTCGTACAGTTCTTGATCAGGAGGTTGTATTGGGTCAAGAGTATAAAATGAAAATAAGCCAAATTTCACTGAAAATAATACAAGGTGTCAAGGATGTCATAGTTTTTTCTAAAGAGAGAGAGTTTATTAACGAATATGATGCATCTGCACAGCGGCAAGAACGAATATTAGCACGTCAACGACTCTTTACAAATATACCTATGCAAGTCTTGGAAGCATTTGGTTTTACCATGCTTGTTTTTTCTATGTTTGCATTACTTTTTATTTTTCCAATGCCTAGAGGGAAGGTTATTGGTATTGTAGTGCTTCTCGCTGTAACAGCATGGAGAGTTCTTCCTGTAGCATCACGGTTATTGGTCTCCATCTCTTCTTTAAGAAGCTCTCTCCCTTATTTGTCTAAAATATTTGATTATTTAGAGATGCAAAAAGCTAACCCATTGCTTAATCCTGCATCTGGTACTTTACTGAATTGGAAGCAAGATATCGTTTTTGACAAGGTTGATTTCCGTTATAAAAAAGGGCTCCCTAAGGCGGTGCATTCTATTGATTTTCGGATACAAAAAGGGAGCGTCTTCGGTGTTGTGGGCCAGTCTGGAGCAGGGAAGAGTACTCTTATTGATCTTCTTGTGGGATTACTTACACCGGATTCCGGAGAAATCCTGTTAGATGGGAAAAGGATTTCTGACCTTGATTTAGGCCGGTTGCGGAATCTGTTTGGGTATGTGTCTCAGCACCCCTACATAGTTGATGCATCTTTGGCGGAGAATGTTGCTTTTGGATTGAGTGGTCGAGCTATAGATATGGAGCGGGTCAAAACTTGCTGTCAGATGGCTGCCGTTGATTTTTTAGACGAACTTCCCGATGGTTTTAATACACGAATTGGTGAGCGGGGTGTGAGGCTTTCCGGTGGGCAGCGGCAGCGAATTTCCATCGCACGGGCTTTGTATCATAAACCGGAGCTACTGATCTTTGATGAGGCTACAAGCGCCCTTGATAAAGGGACAGAGTTAGCTATTCGTGAAACGATTTATTCACTGAAAGGGAATGTTACATTACTATTAGTAGCACATCGTATGAGTACTCTTGAAGGGTGCGATTCTATTCTTTGGTTGGATAAAGGGAAAGTTCATAAAATCGGAACACCTGAGGAAATATTGCCATTGCTTGATCGTTTATCAATAAAAAAACAGTAA
- a CDS encoding transposase family protein codes for MSTSFICHAFGLRGYDHVRQDFIAGNIILKVQLKDDLIRCPCCHSRDIIRYGFAERWVQTVPIGFKPVWLVIPV; via the coding sequence ATGTCCACGAGTTTCATCTGCCATGCGTTCGGCCTGCGAGGCTACGACCATGTTCGACAGGATTTCATCGCAGGCAACATTATCCTGAAAGTACAGCTCAAGGACGACTTGATTCGTTGCCCTTGCTGCCATTCCAGAGACATCATTCGCTACGGCTTTGCTGAGCGATGGGTTCAGACTGTGCCCATCGGTTTCAAGCCTGTCTGGCTGGTTATTCCTGTCTAA
- a CDS encoding winged helix-turn-helix domain-containing protein has protein sequence MLSELFTSKTRIKVLLKLFLNPEVSCYLRGLAAEFSQSPNALKCELDRLSEAGYLEREKKGRSVYFKANKAHPFFPEISSIVRKTCGIDKLVNEVVSSLGDVHAVYILDDYAQGNDSGLIDALIVGNIDKSRLDELRSIVESKVGRKVRTMDVNPEEFEESRSVFLSRPNWKVL, from the coding sequence ATGCTATCAGAGTTATTCACATCAAAAACAAGAATAAAAGTGCTGCTTAAGCTTTTTTTGAACCCAGAAGTATCTTGTTATCTTAGGGGATTAGCTGCTGAGTTTTCTCAGTCTCCCAATGCGCTTAAGTGTGAATTGGATCGGTTGAGTGAAGCGGGGTATTTGGAACGAGAGAAAAAAGGGCGAAGCGTCTACTTCAAGGCAAATAAAGCTCATCCTTTCTTCCCGGAAATCAGCTCCATTGTTCGTAAGACTTGCGGTATAGATAAATTAGTTAATGAGGTTGTTTCTAGCTTAGGAGATGTTCATGCAGTTTATATTTTGGATGACTATGCTCAAGGAAATGATTCTGGATTGATTGATGCTTTGATTGTCGGAAACATAGATAAAAGTCGTTTAGATGAGCTTCGTAGTATTGTGGAAAGTAAAGTGGGGAGAAAGGTGCGCACCATGGATGTAAACCCAGAAGAATTTGAAGAGAGTCGGAGTGTGTTTTTGAGTAGGCCGAATTGGAAGGTTTTATAG
- a CDS encoding RHS repeat domain-containing protein codes for MEVENQNRVFTFCHDEQGRRVAKYFNGQLVEAYGWLDFIRLGAFHDGRMRYEFGYADNARLPSAMRREDGAVFPLHYDQVGSLRVVADADGDVIKEILYDPFGGTIEDTNPGFRVPLGFAGGLHDWDLGFVRFGWRDYDTFTGRWTAPDPIGDKGGDPDWYGYCLDDPVNGVDPLGLEGGFWGGMKKNRSWVRRIVGQDPCGYR; via the coding sequence ATGGAAGTGGAGAATCAAAATCGCGTCTTTACCTTTTGCCACGATGAGCAGGGCCGGCGGGTCGCCAAGTATTTCAACGGCCAACTTGTCGAGGCCTATGGGTGGCTCGACTTCATCCGGCTCGGCGCGTTCCACGACGGGCGCATGAGATACGAGTTCGGCTACGCGGATAACGCACGCCTTCCCTCGGCCATGCGGCGCGAAGATGGGGCCGTCTTCCCCCTGCACTACGACCAGGTCGGTTCTCTGCGTGTGGTTGCCGACGCGGATGGCGACGTGATAAAGGAAATCCTGTACGATCCCTTCGGCGGGACCATTGAGGACACCAACCCCGGTTTCCGCGTCCCCCTCGGCTTTGCGGGCGGTCTGCACGACTGGGATTTGGGCTTCGTCCGCTTCGGTTGGCGGGACTACGACACCTTCACCGGCCGGTGGACCGCGCCTGATCCCATCGGGGACAAGGGCGGCGATCCGGATTGGTATGGCTATTGCCTCGATGATCCGGTCAACGGGGTGGACCCGTTGGGGCTGGAAGGCGGATTTTGGGGAGGAATGAAAAAAAATCGGAGCTGGGTTCGGAGAATTGTGGGACAAGACCCCTGCGGGTATAGGTGA